The following proteins are co-located in the Heliorestis convoluta genome:
- a CDS encoding methyl-accepting chemotaxis protein → MFQGIKGKFILSFLVVIIAVTTAIGTTSYFYAKKAILTEIEDAMDAFAREGSKLVNSQLSRQLIFLEALAERRIVTDDTSWEEKVRILQNEAQRMGYQDFYLADPSGMARQFTIEEAWPDVRDRPYFHQALAGKPAVSDVIISRVTGQPVIVFAVPVFRDDQVAGVFFGTRDGTGLSTLAGGITIGRGGYAYIINEKGTFIAHPNEALVLETFNPIEEAQTQPELRELAAIMENHMIQGESGVAYYFFDGAERVVAYGPIEGTGWSLAVASTTEEYLSGLRQLVLVIAGATGFVMLAGAAIGTFFGNNFAKPIIEVTKQAEDLAQLNLKNDIPAEYLQRQDEVGRLAQSFQLIMNNLRTMVKELGQASQLMAATSEELTATSEQASSSADEVARAVGDVASGATKQADDTSQGTEKMMEFSTMIERNQSDLEDVNCAADKVLQLQKDGYQTLQHLLRKTEESAQAADHVSQVIASNNDNAQKIAASSKMIESIAAQTNLLALNAAIESARAGEAGRGFAVVAEEIRKLAEQSTQFSKDIETVLQALQSESQKAVEIMGSVSKVVTAQSQQVNRTEQTFQDIATAMEQTKGRINALNQSGQEMERKKEEIMAIIGRLSDIAGENAAAAEEASAATEEQSASMHEIARASDSLAQLAQALQGVIQRFKT, encoded by the coding sequence ATGTTCCAGGGCATCAAGGGCAAGTTTATACTTTCTTTTCTTGTTGTAATTATCGCCGTAACGACAGCCATCGGGACGACTTCCTACTTCTATGCAAAAAAGGCTATCCTCACAGAAATTGAAGATGCAATGGACGCTTTTGCAAGGGAAGGTAGCAAGTTGGTCAACAGTCAGCTCAGCAGACAATTGATATTCCTAGAAGCGCTTGCAGAGCGAAGGATTGTAACTGACGATACATCTTGGGAAGAAAAAGTAAGGATTTTACAAAATGAAGCCCAAAGAATGGGCTATCAAGATTTTTACCTAGCCGATCCTTCTGGAATGGCTCGTCAGTTTACTATTGAAGAAGCATGGCCTGATGTGCGCGATCGACCTTATTTTCATCAAGCTCTAGCAGGAAAGCCTGCGGTTTCTGATGTCATTATCAGTCGCGTAACCGGTCAGCCTGTGATTGTTTTTGCTGTTCCCGTCTTTCGAGATGATCAAGTTGCAGGCGTTTTCTTCGGCACACGAGATGGTACAGGCTTAAGTACCCTTGCTGGTGGCATTACCATTGGTCGAGGTGGTTATGCTTACATAATTAATGAAAAAGGCACATTTATTGCCCATCCCAACGAAGCGCTCGTTCTAGAAACGTTTAATCCCATTGAAGAGGCCCAGACGCAACCTGAATTGAGAGAATTGGCAGCAATCATGGAAAATCATATGATTCAAGGCGAAAGCGGAGTTGCCTATTATTTTTTCGATGGGGCTGAAAGAGTTGTAGCTTATGGGCCCATTGAAGGTACGGGGTGGTCTCTCGCCGTTGCCTCTACGACAGAGGAGTACTTGTCTGGTTTACGGCAGCTTGTGCTCGTAATTGCTGGAGCAACAGGTTTTGTTATGCTGGCTGGTGCGGCTATTGGCACGTTTTTTGGCAATAACTTTGCCAAGCCAATTATAGAAGTAACGAAGCAAGCAGAAGATCTAGCCCAGCTTAATCTGAAGAACGACATTCCTGCAGAGTATTTACAGCGACAAGATGAAGTTGGGAGGCTTGCGCAGTCTTTTCAGCTTATTATGAACAATTTACGGACCATGGTGAAAGAGCTTGGACAAGCTTCTCAGCTAATGGCGGCTACTTCAGAAGAGTTAACCGCCACTTCGGAGCAGGCTTCCAGTTCGGCCGATGAAGTCGCCAGAGCCGTTGGTGATGTGGCCAGTGGTGCTACCAAGCAAGCTGATGATACAAGCCAAGGCACTGAGAAGATGATGGAGTTTTCTACGATGATTGAACGGAATCAGTCTGACTTAGAAGATGTAAACTGCGCTGCTGATAAGGTGCTACAGTTGCAAAAGGATGGCTATCAGACATTGCAACACCTTTTGCGCAAAACAGAAGAAAGTGCACAAGCAGCCGACCACGTTTCTCAGGTGATTGCGTCAAACAACGACAATGCTCAAAAAATTGCTGCCTCTAGTAAAATGATTGAAAGCATTGCCGCGCAAACGAATCTTCTCGCTTTAAATGCCGCCATTGAATCAGCCCGCGCGGGCGAAGCCGGTCGAGGCTTTGCTGTTGTTGCTGAAGAAATACGGAAGCTGGCAGAACAGTCTACGCAGTTCTCCAAAGATATTGAAACTGTGCTGCAAGCGTTACAAAGTGAATCGCAAAAAGCTGTCGAGATCATGGGCTCTGTATCTAAAGTGGTGACCGCCCAGAGTCAACAAGTAAATCGTACAGAACAGACTTTCCAGGATATTGCTACTGCGATGGAGCAGACGAAAGGTCGTATTAATGCGCTAAATCAGTCAGGGCAAGAAATGGAAAGAAAAAAAGAAGAGATTATGGCTATCATAGGCCGGCTTTCTGATATTGCAGGAGAAAATGCTGCGGCCGCGGAAGAGGCTTCTGCTGCAACGGAAGAGCAGTCAGCTTCTATGCATGAAATTGCTCGGGCCAGTGATTCTTTGGCACAGTTGGCGCAGGCATTGCAAGGGGTTATTCAGCGCTTTAAGACGTAG
- a CDS encoding methyl-accepting chemotaxis protein yields MKNIRIRNKLIVIFVVTTILPLLAMGWLTYEKAKEHLHEKTFANQSLQLTLVKERVGLLSIDKALQPWSEEQFIDSSVYITNNKGALLGYREKASPVFLTTVDSLDSAQKISLQLPPEILQILQSALAHKDLSFQASLSYRNALGEEVYGTMGTVLWQDQILGILIEEEKKKQLEGLGEIQTIVMSILVLFPLYGIIAALYLGKVITNGLEATTLHSKVIADGDFSIDVPDDYINNKDEIGEMSRALHSMQQSIRAIFLQIMDASQRLGAASEKLSSSADETNDAASQVAVMIQEVASGAEKQLHSTEESARVIAEMASGIEQASLTSSSMAETSQEMIEKANTGSKAIDTTIKQFYQIQEDTTGMEKVIQTLQKDSEQIGSILQIISTISDQTNLLALNAAIEAARAGEKGRGFAVVAEEIRKLSMQTLDAANQIGQLIEKIQSNTAQAVYSMDKSKVQVEKGLTKVEELHQVFDTILGSIQKVARQIEELTSFTKAISSRSDEVKNYVTSFENIAKDFSSSTQKIATSSEDQVSNIGEIKKAAKSLAAMSEELQQLVPKFKV; encoded by the coding sequence ATGAAGAATATAAGAATACGAAATAAGTTGATCGTAATTTTTGTGGTAACAACCATTTTACCACTCCTTGCTATGGGGTGGCTTACCTATGAGAAAGCAAAGGAGCATCTTCACGAAAAAACCTTTGCCAACCAATCTTTACAATTGACTCTGGTAAAAGAGCGTGTAGGTCTCTTATCCATAGATAAAGCACTCCAGCCATGGAGTGAAGAGCAATTTATCGACAGTTCTGTCTACATAACCAATAATAAGGGAGCCTTACTTGGGTACAGAGAAAAGGCGAGTCCAGTCTTCCTAACGACAGTTGATAGCCTCGATTCCGCTCAAAAGATATCGCTCCAACTCCCTCCCGAGATTCTTCAGATCCTACAATCAGCACTGGCTCATAAAGACCTTTCTTTTCAAGCCTCTTTGTCTTATAGAAATGCCCTGGGCGAAGAGGTCTACGGTACAATGGGGACTGTGCTATGGCAAGATCAAATTCTAGGAATTCTCATTGAAGAAGAAAAGAAAAAACAACTTGAGGGACTCGGCGAAATTCAGACGATTGTGATGAGCATCTTGGTTTTATTTCCCCTCTATGGCATCATTGCAGCCCTTTACCTAGGGAAAGTGATTACCAACGGTTTAGAAGCTACGACCCTTCATAGCAAAGTCATAGCTGATGGCGATTTCAGCATCGATGTTCCCGATGATTATATAAATAATAAAGATGAAATTGGAGAAATGTCCCGAGCTCTTCATAGCATGCAGCAATCGATTCGTGCTATTTTTCTTCAGATTATGGATGCCAGTCAACGGTTGGGCGCAGCCTCCGAAAAGTTGTCCTCGAGTGCCGATGAAACGAACGATGCTGCTTCTCAAGTCGCTGTTATGATTCAAGAAGTTGCCTCTGGTGCCGAGAAACAGTTACATAGCACCGAAGAAAGCGCTCGTGTCATAGCAGAAATGGCAAGTGGCATCGAGCAGGCTTCTCTAACTTCTAGCAGCATGGCAGAAACATCACAAGAAATGATCGAAAAAGCCAATACAGGAAGCAAAGCTATCGACACCACAATTAAGCAGTTTTATCAAATTCAAGAAGACACAACAGGTATGGAAAAAGTGATCCAGACCTTGCAAAAGGATTCAGAGCAAATTGGCTCTATTCTTCAGATTATCTCTACCATTTCTGATCAGACGAACTTACTCGCCCTGAATGCAGCCATCGAGGCTGCTCGAGCTGGTGAAAAAGGCAGAGGCTTTGCTGTTGTAGCAGAGGAAATTCGTAAGCTATCGATGCAAACTTTAGATGCTGCCAATCAAATCGGACAATTGATCGAAAAGATTCAAAGCAATACGGCACAGGCTGTTTATTCTATGGATAAAAGCAAAGTGCAAGTAGAAAAAGGATTAACGAAAGTTGAAGAACTGCATCAAGTCTTTGACACCATTCTAGGTTCAATCCAAAAAGTAGCCCGTCAAATTGAAGAATTAACGAGCTTTACCAAAGCGATTTCCTCTCGTTCTGATGAAGTAAAGAATTATGTTACAAGTTTTGAGAACATTGCTAAAGACTTTTCTTCTTCTACGCAGAAAATTGCTACTTCTTCAGAAGATCAAGTTAGCAATATAGGAGAAATAAAAAAAGCAGCGAAAAGCTTAGCTGCGATGTCGGAAGAACTGCAGCAATTGGTGCCTAAGTTCAAAGTGTAG
- a CDS encoding Fic family protein, translating into MAFLEIDKKKKRLDEKRPLPPHTAKSLRDHVLLEWTYNSNAIEGNTLTLTETKVVLEGITIGGKSMKEHLEVINHKEAILYLESIVAQKQDLSEWDIKNLHRLVLKSIDDSNAGIYRRENVLISGAKHRPPQHILVPEQMEWLIQQYRQDWRTYHTIERAALLHGEFVKIHPFVDGNGRTARLLLNFELMKQGYPPVVIPKTARTHYYDGLDYGHITKDYGPFIELVATFVEQSLGLWLQMVDE; encoded by the coding sequence ATGGCCTTCCTAGAAATAGACAAGAAAAAGAAGCGCCTCGATGAAAAGCGACCTTTGCCGCCTCATACAGCAAAATCTTTACGAGATCATGTCCTCTTAGAATGGACCTACAATTCGAACGCCATTGAAGGGAACACCCTAACCTTAACGGAAACAAAAGTTGTTCTCGAGGGTATTACCATTGGTGGCAAGTCGATGAAAGAGCACCTAGAAGTTATTAACCACAAAGAAGCCATTTTGTATTTAGAAAGCATTGTGGCACAAAAACAAGACCTGAGCGAGTGGGATATCAAGAATTTACATCGACTTGTACTCAAGTCTATTGATGATAGCAATGCTGGAATCTATCGAAGAGAAAATGTTTTGATTAGTGGAGCAAAGCATAGACCACCTCAACATATACTTGTGCCTGAGCAAATGGAATGGCTGATTCAGCAATACAGACAGGATTGGAGAACCTATCATACCATTGAAAGAGCGGCACTGCTACACGGTGAATTTGTAAAAATACACCCTTTTGTCGATGGTAATGGCCGAACAGCTCGACTATTACTTAACTTTGAATTAATGAAGCAGGGGTATCCACCCGTAGTAATTCCAAAGACAGCCCGTACGCATTACTACGATGGACTAGACTACGGCCATATAACGAAAGATTATGGTCCATTTATAGAACTTGTAGCGACTTTTGTAGAACAAAGCTTAGGCTTATGGTTACAAATGGTTGACGAATAG
- a CDS encoding ferrous iron transporter B, with product MSCHDLDGSSEESTSGERKFLLVGNPNVGKSVIFSKLTGKNVMASNYAGTTVSMTEGTIHYQGTKSSLVDLPGIYSLEASSPAEEVAVKVLEAREVDAILFVLDATGLEKNLPFAYQILGYGIPVVFALNLLDVAKAKGIQIDINRLEKELGAPVISTIAVRHIGLKEILQKLHEVSSKKKKVAPSHRPKSVEEYWSEANRVSQQVQKVTEPRQSSFLDRLSMLSLQLLPGTLIALIVLCLSVAFVVGGGKALRSLILLPLVNDLYIPWITQFMSQFMAEGIWLNVLVGEYGMLVKGIEWPFALILPYVFLFYIVLSVLEDTGYLPHLGVLVDGLLRRIGIQGSNIVPFIMGYGCAIPAILGSRAATTYRERVILATIVSLAVPCIAQTGAFIALLGEHSAMALIFVYLLSFLAILFSGMLLNKSISGKSDPLLVEIPHLLLPNEQALMKKIYLRTKSFMIEAEIPMILAIGVAALLVETGLLNALGIFLQPLVVTWLGLPQEASIALILGVIRREIAVLPLLEMNLTTLQMVVGSVVALFYLPCLSAFAVLTKEFRLKLALAVSLSTIVVAFFVGGLIHHIGKALLPLLI from the coding sequence ATGAGTTGTCATGATTTAGATGGTTCTTCTGAAGAGTCTACTTCTGGAGAACGTAAGTTTCTTCTTGTGGGCAATCCGAATGTAGGAAAAAGTGTTATTTTCTCTAAGCTCACTGGAAAGAATGTGATGGCCTCTAATTATGCAGGTACAACCGTGAGTATGACAGAAGGTACGATTCACTATCAAGGTACGAAAAGTTCACTCGTCGATCTCCCAGGCATCTATTCTTTAGAAGCTTCATCACCGGCAGAAGAAGTGGCTGTCAAAGTGTTAGAAGCCCGTGAAGTAGATGCCATCCTTTTTGTCCTCGATGCCACAGGGTTGGAGAAGAACTTGCCCTTTGCTTATCAGATCTTGGGTTATGGCATCCCTGTTGTCTTTGCCTTGAACTTGCTGGATGTGGCCAAGGCCAAAGGGATACAAATTGATATTAATAGGCTGGAAAAAGAACTCGGTGCTCCTGTGATATCAACGATAGCCGTTCGGCATATTGGGTTGAAGGAGATCCTACAGAAGCTTCATGAAGTTTCCAGCAAAAAGAAGAAGGTAGCGCCTTCTCATAGACCAAAGAGTGTAGAAGAATATTGGTCTGAAGCCAATCGAGTGAGCCAGCAAGTTCAGAAAGTTACGGAACCGCGACAAAGCTCTTTTCTTGATCGCCTTAGCATGCTCAGTCTGCAATTGTTGCCCGGTACGTTGATTGCTTTGATCGTGTTATGTCTTTCAGTGGCTTTTGTTGTCGGTGGAGGAAAAGCACTGCGCAGCTTGATCTTGCTTCCTCTAGTTAACGATCTTTATATCCCTTGGATCACCCAATTTATGTCTCAATTTATGGCTGAAGGCATCTGGCTCAACGTGCTTGTCGGCGAATATGGGATGCTCGTTAAAGGGATTGAATGGCCTTTTGCTTTAATATTGCCTTATGTTTTTCTTTTTTATATCGTCTTATCGGTATTAGAAGATACAGGTTATTTGCCTCATCTTGGTGTTCTTGTTGACGGTTTACTTCGACGAATAGGGATTCAGGGGAGCAATATTGTACCTTTTATCATGGGCTACGGTTGCGCCATTCCAGCTATTTTAGGCTCTCGCGCTGCGACTACTTATAGAGAACGAGTTATCCTAGCGACGATTGTTTCTCTTGCTGTACCTTGCATCGCTCAGACAGGTGCTTTTATTGCTTTACTCGGTGAACATTCTGCCATGGCACTGATCTTTGTCTATTTACTTTCTTTTCTTGCCATTTTGTTTAGCGGCATGCTCTTAAATAAAAGTATATCTGGCAAGTCAGATCCACTGCTTGTAGAAATTCCTCATCTACTTCTTCCTAATGAACAAGCGTTAATGAAGAAAATCTATCTTCGAACCAAATCTTTTATGATAGAAGCGGAGATACCGATGATTTTAGCCATTGGCGTAGCAGCTTTACTCGTAGAAACAGGGCTATTGAATGCTCTCGGCATTTTCCTCCAACCGCTCGTCGTAACTTGGCTAGGTCTGCCTCAAGAGGCGAGCATTGCACTGATCCTGGGGGTTATTCGAAGAGAAATTGCTGTACTACCACTACTTGAGATGAATTTAACGACTTTACAAATGGTGGTGGGATCGGTGGTTGCGCTTTTTTACCTTCCTTGCCTTTCTGCCTTTGCTGTCTTAACAAAGGAATTTCGCTTGAAACTGGCTTTGGCTGTTAGCCTTTCCACCATTGTTGTTGCATTCTTCGTAGGAGGCCTCATTCATCATATTGGAAAAGCCCTTTTGCCTCTTCTTATCTAA
- a CDS encoding DEAD/DEAH box helicase, which yields MIDLHCKIYLHIEWMEKESFFFVNANSTTSIHNQSEKGAEALKFALFTWHERSFYGTFVPLMKQDQRWGLQVSPLTMLELLLYQPWMQDLAWSWSEDTLTLTVAAPMIASALEKGLWLPDYKAWEEGRRRWRLQEEAFSFVKEALHSLGKGIASCDQMEAWIHGILEELLANDPSVGETWRCLTEKYTALQGSESLQRASKPRKGKVEKKGDQTAAQTAAQTAATALSSAGSIVDEKDWLELIGWLQNAAPFRPLLQLDEPNLDGGMLPGEGPYPLEDQWPLRFFLQSKDDEKVVYNKEHILKAALPPHWMEQLGQLDRDLQKLHRLVPDLFHQQEDSSPPIMKDWLTEEEAWTFLTDHSLRLAGAGFSVMLPKWWEELAQQKARLHVHATTSVGGTGETFFGLQQIVQFDWKVAIGDLELEEKDFVRLAREGRRLVRLRDRWIRLDPALAQKILEKMQKKEKGFTFGEALQLYFGALPPSWKIDLDGQDNTLPLPGEAGKSDEVERRAPGLAENDQNAGALASTENNSSLTAQDSIDRAQKESGKSESMELTLFWDKPMQKLVKDLTNAQQLQPLDPPSTFEGALRTYQKLGSAWLLFLRKFGLGGCLADDMGLGKTIQWITYLLHVKEKEGPTRPSLLICPTSVLGNWQKELERFAPSLKVYLHYGSRRARDAALSTALQGQDLVITTYTLAQMDEEDLKNLEWDCICLDEAQNIKNAYAKQSMAVRAFPSRHRVALTGTPMENRLTELWSIMDFLNPGYLGNIREFGRRFVQAIERDPKGEELEQIQRLIRPFLLRREKKDQTIELELPEKQESKEYLNLTAEQAALYETVVQEAMEKIEEAQGIARKGIVLGTLTRLKQLCNHPALLLKEGAEAPLRHRSNKVERLLEMVEEVYQEGDRCLIFTQYVETGRLLERALRALLGEGVLFLHGGTPQAKREKMIEQFQQVDGPSEEACTALILSLKAGGSGLNLTAANHVFHFDRWWNPAVENQATDRAYRIGQTRRVQAHKFITLGTLEERIDNMIERKQFLNNQIIGGGEQWLTELSTKELRDVFALRSQLVE from the coding sequence ATGATCGATCTACATTGTAAAATATATCTGCATATTGAATGGATGGAAAAAGAGAGCTTCTTTTTTGTCAATGCCAACAGCACAACTTCCATACACAACCAATCAGAAAAGGGCGCTGAGGCACTAAAGTTTGCCCTTTTTACCTGGCATGAACGATCTTTTTATGGTACTTTTGTCCCTCTTATGAAGCAGGATCAACGATGGGGCTTGCAAGTATCTCCCTTGACAATGCTAGAACTATTGCTATATCAACCGTGGATGCAAGATCTTGCTTGGTCTTGGTCAGAAGACACACTGACGCTAACGGTCGCTGCGCCAATGATTGCCTCTGCTTTAGAGAAAGGCTTATGGCTTCCTGACTACAAAGCCTGGGAGGAAGGTCGTCGACGCTGGCGTTTGCAAGAAGAAGCTTTTTCTTTCGTTAAAGAAGCCCTTCATTCTCTCGGGAAGGGCATTGCCTCTTGCGATCAAATGGAAGCATGGATCCATGGCATTCTGGAAGAACTTCTGGCCAATGATCCTTCTGTTGGCGAGACTTGGCGATGTCTTACGGAAAAATACACTGCCTTACAAGGTAGCGAATCTTTGCAAAGAGCCAGTAAGCCAAGAAAGGGTAAAGTAGAGAAAAAGGGTGACCAAACTGCTGCACAAACTGCTGCACAAACTGCTGCAACCGCCCTATCTTCTGCAGGATCGATTGTCGATGAAAAAGACTGGTTAGAACTGATTGGCTGGCTTCAGAATGCAGCGCCTTTTCGCCCTCTTTTGCAATTGGATGAGCCGAATCTCGATGGAGGCATGCTACCAGGAGAAGGCCCTTACCCTCTTGAAGATCAGTGGCCGCTGCGCTTTTTCTTACAGTCAAAAGACGATGAAAAAGTAGTTTACAACAAAGAGCATATTCTTAAAGCAGCTTTGCCGCCTCATTGGATGGAACAGCTTGGCCAACTCGATCGGGATTTACAGAAGCTTCATCGTTTGGTCCCGGATCTTTTTCATCAGCAAGAAGATTCATCTCCACCAATCATGAAAGATTGGCTTACGGAAGAAGAAGCTTGGACTTTTTTAACGGACCATAGCCTGCGATTGGCTGGGGCTGGATTTTCTGTGATGTTACCAAAATGGTGGGAAGAGTTGGCCCAGCAAAAGGCACGACTTCATGTACATGCTACGACTTCTGTAGGGGGAACGGGTGAGACCTTTTTCGGTCTCCAACAAATTGTGCAATTCGACTGGAAAGTGGCCATTGGAGATTTGGAGCTAGAAGAAAAAGATTTTGTCCGCTTAGCCCGAGAAGGTCGACGGCTCGTTCGTTTGCGCGATCGTTGGATTCGCCTAGACCCTGCTCTAGCGCAAAAGATTTTAGAGAAAATGCAGAAAAAAGAAAAAGGCTTTACCTTTGGTGAAGCCCTGCAGCTTTACTTTGGCGCTTTGCCACCGTCTTGGAAAATCGATCTGGACGGGCAAGATAATACGTTGCCCTTGCCCGGAGAGGCTGGCAAATCTGATGAGGTGGAACGAAGGGCCCCTGGGCTTGCTGAGAACGATCAGAATGCCGGTGCCCTTGCTTCCACAGAAAACAACAGTTCCCTCACTGCGCAAGATTCTATTGATAGAGCGCAGAAGGAATCAGGCAAAAGCGAATCGATGGAGCTGACCCTTTTCTGGGACAAACCCATGCAAAAGCTGGTCAAAGACTTAACCAACGCCCAGCAGCTCCAACCGCTCGATCCACCCTCTACCTTTGAAGGTGCTTTGCGGACCTACCAAAAACTCGGCAGCGCCTGGCTTCTTTTTCTCCGCAAATTCGGTCTCGGGGGTTGTCTGGCCGACGATATGGGACTGGGTAAGACCATTCAATGGATTACCTACTTGCTCCATGTCAAAGAAAAAGAAGGGCCGACCCGCCCCTCCTTGCTCATCTGTCCCACTTCCGTACTCGGGAACTGGCAGAAAGAACTGGAGCGCTTTGCCCCTTCGTTAAAAGTATATCTACACTATGGCAGTCGTCGTGCCCGAGATGCAGCACTTTCAACAGCCCTTCAAGGCCAGGACTTGGTCATTACAACCTATACATTGGCGCAGATGGATGAAGAAGATCTCAAGAATCTAGAATGGGACTGCATCTGTCTCGATGAAGCGCAAAATATCAAAAATGCCTATGCCAAGCAATCCATGGCTGTGCGCGCTTTTCCCAGTCGGCACCGTGTCGCTTTAACAGGAACGCCAATGGAAAATCGCTTGACTGAATTGTGGTCGATTATGGACTTTCTTAACCCCGGCTATCTAGGCAACATTCGTGAGTTTGGCCGCCGCTTTGTTCAAGCAATTGAACGGGATCCGAAAGGGGAAGAGCTAGAGCAAATACAGCGCTTGATTCGTCCCTTTTTACTTCGCCGTGAGAAAAAAGATCAGACCATTGAGTTAGAACTGCCGGAAAAGCAAGAAAGCAAAGAATATTTGAATCTAACAGCAGAACAAGCAGCTCTTTATGAGACAGTCGTTCAAGAAGCCATGGAAAAAATCGAAGAAGCCCAGGGCATTGCGCGCAAAGGCATCGTTCTAGGCACCTTGACTCGACTCAAACAACTATGCAACCACCCCGCTTTGTTGCTCAAAGAAGGTGCAGAGGCTCCCCTTCGCCACCGTTCTAATAAAGTAGAGAGACTCTTAGAGATGGTTGAAGAAGTTTATCAAGAAGGCGATCGCTGTCTTATTTTTACCCAGTATGTAGAGACGGGGCGCTTGCTTGAGCGCGCCTTGCGAGCGCTTTTAGGCGAAGGCGTCCTCTTTTTACACGGTGGAACGCCACAAGCAAAGCGCGAGAAAATGATTGAACAGTTTCAACAAGTCGATGGGCCTTCAGAAGAAGCTTGTACGGCTCTGATTCTTTCCCTGAAAGCAGGAGGAAGCGGCTTGAATTTAACGGCAGCCAATCATGTCTTTCACTTTGACCGTTGGTGGAACCCTGCTGTAGAGAACCAAGCGACCGATCGGGCCTATCGAATTGGACAGACGCGGCGGGTGCAAGCTCATAAATTTATTACCCTCGGTACTTTGGAAGAACGCATTGACAATATGATTGAACGGAAGCAGTTTTTGAACAACCAGATTATTGGTGGCGGCGAACAATGGCTTACGGAATTGTCTACCAAAGAGTTGCGTGATGTGTTTGCGTTGCGTAGTCAGCTTGTGGAGTAG